The sequence CATCATCCTAAGGCGCAAACTAATTCCTATATCTCTGAGCCTTAGATCCTGCCATTTCCCCGAAAATAGCGCTGATATTAGCTCATACGTAGCAGGGGAGAGTGAGGCTCACTATCGGCTAAAGTACGAAGAATTCTTCTTTTACGAGCTAGCCATGGCGGTAAAACGTAAGAACATTGCCCGCGAAACAGGTATAAGCTTCCGTACAGGAGGTCCCATGAGGGAAATTTTTTTTGCAACACTACCATTCAATCTCACCAATGCACAGAAGCGTGTGATTGATGAGATAGACAGTGACATGAGAAAACCCTATCCAATGAATCGCATGCTTCAAGGTGATGTAGGTAGTGGAAAAACAATAGTTGCCATGGCGGCAGCGATAACCGCTTATGAAAACGGATACCAAACCGCAATAATGGCACCAACTGAAATCCTCGCAAAACAGCACTACGAAAGACTCGTTTCATGGTGTGGGAAAATTGAAATGAAAATTGCGCTCCTTACTAGTACTGTGAAAGGCAGAAAACGCAGGCATCTCCTAAGAGATATTGCGGAAGAAAAAGTGGGAATTGTAGTTGGCACCCACGCCCTGATCCAAAACGAAGTTAATTTTGCAAAACTGGGGTTGGTTATCATCGACGAACAACACCGTTTCGGGGTACTCCAGCGAGCGCAATTACGGGCCAAGGGGTTGAAGCCCGATGTACTTGTTATGACGGCTACTCCCATTCCCAGAACACTGGCCATGACAATTTATGGCGATCTCGATGTTTCCATAATTGACGAACTACCTTCAGGAAGAAGAGCTGTGAAAACGAAGGTATACTTCAACACCCAGCGAGAGGAAGTCTACGAATTAGTGAGAAAAGAATTGAAAAAAGGACACAAGGTGTTTATTGTTTATCCCCTCGTTGAAGAATCAGAAACCCTAGATCTTAAAGATGCGACCCGCATGGCAGAGGAACTCCAAAGGAACATTTTTCCCGAATACACCGTAGGACTCATACACGGAAAAATGAGAGCCAAAGAAAAAGACACCACAATGGCAAGATTTCGTGCTGGTCTCATTGATATACTCGTAGCAACAACTGTCATCGAGGTGGGTATAGATATTCCCGAGGCCTCATTAATGATTGTTGAACATGCGGAACGATTCGGCCTTTCCCAGCTCCATCAATTACGGGGCAGGGTAGGGCGAGGTGATACACCTTCTACGTGCATACTTCTTGCGCATCAAACAGGCACTGAAGATGCGATGAAACGCCTCAGTGTCATGGAAAAAACTAACAACGGTTTTAAGATAGCTGAAGAAGATCTGCTCATCAGAGGTCCTGGTGACTTTGCAGGAACAAAGCAATCGGGCTTCCCCGAGTTCCGAGTCGCAGATATTGTCCGCGATTTTAGAATATTAGAAGAGGCCAGAGCTGATGCATTTGCCGTTGTTGATGCAGACCCATTACTGGAGAAAAATGAACACAGGGCCTTAAGGGAGGTATTACTAAACCGCTGGTCAAATCGTCTCGAGCTAATTGATATTGGATAACGGTTCTCTTTTTGACACAGAGGTGTTTGTGTAATATATAAAATTTTGATACTTCTAAAGTCTGAAAGGAAGAACTCTCATGAAATCAATAAATGTGGGGCTCATAGGATTCGGAACAGTTGGCACAGGTGTTGTGCGCCTGCTTATGGAGAACAGTGAACTTATTAGAAAACGCCTAGGTTGCACCTTAAGGTTGAAAAAAATAGCAGATATAGATGTAACTTCCCCTAGACCGGTGCAGGTTCATCCTGAGTTGCTCACCACGGATGCTTGGGACATTATCCGTGATCCCCAGATCGATATAGTTATCGAACTTATAGGTGGTTTTGAGCCTGCCAAAACTTTCATTATTGAGGCTCTCTCCCGAGGCAAACACGTTGTGACTGCTAACAAGGCGCTTCTTGCCACATACGGAGATGAAATTTTCGGTAAAGCGAGAAGTGAAAACCTAGCGATTGGCTTTGAGGCAAGTGTAGGTGGGACAATTCCTATTATAAAAACGTTAAAGGAATCCCTTGTAGCGAATGAAATACTCTCATTCATGGCTATAATGAACGGTACGTGCAACTATATATTGACGAAGATGGGAGACGAAGGAAAACCTTTTGATCTTGTTCTCAAAGAGGCTCAGGAACTGGGTTTCGCTGAAGCGGATGCCTCAATGGATATAGAAGCCATCGATACTGCCCATAAAATGGTGATTGCCTTAACACTGGCTTACGGGAAAAGGGTGAAACTGGAATCTATCTACAGGGAGGGAATAACAAACATAAGTCCCCAGGATATAGAATTCGCCAAAGAATTTGGGTATAAAATCAAACTCTTAGGTCTTGCTTTTAAAAGGGGGAATCGCGTGGAAGCGAGGATACACCCTACACTTATCCCTCTCGACCACATGCTTGCCAATGTAGGTAGCAATTACAATGCCTTTCATATTGTAGGGAGTGCCTCCGGTCCTGTATTTCTCTACGGTCAGGGGGCAGGAAGCATGCCCACAGCAAGTGCTGTCGTAAGTGACGTAATTGATATTTCAAGAGAAATACTAAAGGAGTACCCGGGAAAGTCTTTCCACAAGATACCCGAAGTGGAAGAAATGGAGGAAATTGATCTGGTACCTTTCGAAGACATTGAAACTAACTATTACTTTCGGTTCATGGCAGCAGATAGACCAGGAGTGCTCTCGAAAATTTCTGGTATATTGGGTGAGAACAACATCAGCATCGCCGCAGTGATCCAGAAGGGCCGCAAAAAGGATGGCGCCGTTCCGGTTGTAATGACCACCCACAAAGCCAGGGAAAAATCAGTACAAGACGCTCTCAAAAGGATTGACCAGCTTGACGTTGTCATGGACAAAACCATAATTTACCGTATTGAGGACGAGAAGTTGTAATGAAGTATCTTGTGCTTTTAGGCGATGGTATGGCCGATTATCCCCTTCCAGGACTTGGCGGGAAAACCCCACTGGAAGTAGCTTACACACCTCATATGGATTGGATTGCGGGCAAAGGAACAATCGGGCTTGTGGATACCATACCTCAAGGATTCACTCCCGGCAGTGATGTGGCAATCATGAGTATCTTAGGCTACGATCCCCTGAAGTATTATACGGGAAGGGGACCATTAGAGGCAGCTAGCATGGGCGTAAAGCTTGGAGAAATGGACATAGCCTACAGATGCAACTTGGTTACCCTCAGTAACGATGGTGATCCAGTAATGTTGGATTTCACCGCAGGTCATATTTCAACTTCTGAGGCTAGGGAAATAGTAAAATACCTCCAGGAAAAACTCAGCGGTGATGAATGCGACTTTTTCCCCGGTATCAGTTACCGCCACATATTTGTATGGCACAACGGAAGCGATAGAATCCAAACGACCCCTCCCCACGACATTGTCGGAAAAAGAACGGGTGAATATTTACCCCAGGGAGACAGAAGCGACTTTCTACTTAGGGTTATGGATGAGGCGAAAATTCTTCTTCGGAACCATCCTGCAAATGCCCGTCGTATTGCCGAAGGAAAAAGACCGGCGAATGCCATATGGTTGTGGGGGCAGGGGAGAGCTCCCCAACTCTCAAAAATAGCAGAGAAGTACGGCTTAAAGGGGGGTATGATATCGGCAGTTGACCTTTTAAAGGGTTTGGGTATATACGCAGGGCTCACACCGATCGAGGTTGAAGGCGCAACAGGTTACATTGATACCAATTACCGTGGCAAAGCAGAAAAAGCCCTAGAAGCCCTTAGAGTGATGGATTTTGTATTCGTCCATGTGGAAGCCCCTGATGAAATGGGCCACGAAGGAAATGTAGAAGGAAAAATTAAAGCGATAGAAGACTTTGACGAAAAGGTTGTGGGTACTGTTCTGGAAGCTTTACCCAAATTAGGACCGGCAAGACTCATGGTGCTTAGCGATCATCCCACACCGATTACATTACGCACACACGCATCTAGTCCGAGTCCTTTTGCAGTTTTCTCCACAGAACTCCAGGAAAACATGGGTAAAGGTTTATCTTTCTCTGAGAAATCAGCAGAGGAATCCGGTTTGTTGATATCGCCAGGAACAAAGCTGTTAAATCTATTCATCCAAAATTGGTCTAGTTTTATAAGTAAACAAGATCTGGGGGTTCAATAGTCTCGATATCTCGTTCAGGATCGTGAAAAATGGGAAGAAAAATTAAGAAGGAAGAATTGAAAGGGCCTGAAAGATTGCAGGTTATTTTTTTATCATTTCTAACATGGGCAAGAGAACACAAAAGGAAGATCATAATAGCAAGTATCGTTATCGGTTTTGTTGCAGTTTCCCTCACAGGCTGGTTTCTATGGCAACAGAACAGAGAGGGTAAAGCAATGAAAGAGTACAACCAAGCGGTGGAAAGTCTTCACCTACTGCGCACCCATGGTAAAGAGAACGAAGTAACAAAAAAATTTGAAGAAATTGCCAATAACTACAGAGGAACCCGAGCTGCAGAGCTATCTCTATATAGACTTGGCATATTACATATAAGGACAAACCACCTCGAGGAGGCATTAAAGGCTTTTCGAGAATTTCTTACTTCAGGTGCACCAGACGATGAAATTCGAGCCCTTGTAGTGAGCAGCATGGGTTACTGTTATGAAGTGAAGGGAGACTATAAAAAAGCCCTGGAAGAATACGAGAAAGTCATAAACAGCAAAGGCGGAAAGGCATTTGTTAGCACAGGGTACGCAAACATAGCCCGTTGTTACGAGCATCTCAAGGACTACGAAAAGGCAAAATACTACTATCAGAAAGCACTAGAACAGAGTGTCGATCAAAACATGAGGGAGATACTCAACTGGAAATTGATTTCCCTGGGGGTAATGTAACAGGAGAGGTGTACTAATGAAGGTTTTAATGTCCGGTAACGAAGCAGTAGCGAGAGGAGCTTATGAGTGTGGTGCACGTTTTGGCGCCGGATATCCCGGCACACCAAGTACGGAGATACTTGAAGAATTTGCCAAGTACAATGGTGTTTATGCGGAGTGGTCACCAAATGAAAAAGTTGCATTGGAAGTGTGTATTGGCGCCGCATTGGCTGGTGCCAAGGCCCTGGTAACTATGAAGCACGTAGGTGTTAACGTAGCAGCAGATCCTCTATTCACAGTGAGTTA is a genomic window of Syntrophales bacterium containing:
- the recG gene encoding ATP-dependent DNA helicase RecG gives rise to the protein MAEIRELIAKMEKPLRFSARDNFSQLATIRLLEPPLKRSLRYLKVAVGGEVVRRLEELLTGVDSKPQEEKKKVITEALRLIEELKSAISSPPSHTVSLGERFALLNRSVQFIKGVGPRLAKILEKKNVKTVEDLLYFLPRAYEDRRQTKQIKELSIGVEGTIIGRVLHAGTQTYRRRKTFEVIIGDGTGMVKATWFEGNIAYLSKTFRKGSRVILTGNFRFFGGWLNVVHPDFEILNKEDVESLHFGRIVPIYSETEGLNQKILRAIIKNALDNYVHLVPDVLPESIILRRKLIPISLSLRSCHFPENSADISSYVAGESEAHYRLKYEEFFFYELAMAVKRKNIARETGISFRTGGPMREIFFATLPFNLTNAQKRVIDEIDSDMRKPYPMNRMLQGDVGSGKTIVAMAAAITAYENGYQTAIMAPTEILAKQHYERLVSWCGKIEMKIALLTSTVKGRKRRHLLRDIAEEKVGIVVGTHALIQNEVNFAKLGLVIIDEQHRFGVLQRAQLRAKGLKPDVLVMTATPIPRTLAMTIYGDLDVSIIDELPSGRRAVKTKVYFNTQREEVYELVRKELKKGHKVFIVYPLVEESETLDLKDATRMAEELQRNIFPEYTVGLIHGKMRAKEKDTTMARFRAGLIDILVATTVIEVGIDIPEASLMIVEHAERFGLSQLHQLRGRVGRGDTPSTCILLAHQTGTEDAMKRLSVMEKTNNGFKIAEEDLLIRGPGDFAGTKQSGFPEFRVADIVRDFRILEEARADAFAVVDADPLLEKNEHRALREVLLNRWSNRLELIDIG
- a CDS encoding homoserine dehydrogenase, producing the protein MKSINVGLIGFGTVGTGVVRLLMENSELIRKRLGCTLRLKKIADIDVTSPRPVQVHPELLTTDAWDIIRDPQIDIVIELIGGFEPAKTFIIEALSRGKHVVTANKALLATYGDEIFGKARSENLAIGFEASVGGTIPIIKTLKESLVANEILSFMAIMNGTCNYILTKMGDEGKPFDLVLKEAQELGFAEADASMDIEAIDTAHKMVIALTLAYGKRVKLESIYREGITNISPQDIEFAKEFGYKIKLLGLAFKRGNRVEARIHPTLIPLDHMLANVGSNYNAFHIVGSASGPVFLYGQGAGSMPTASAVVSDVIDISREILKEYPGKSFHKIPEVEEMEEIDLVPFEDIETNYYFRFMAADRPGVLSKISGILGENNISIAAVIQKGRKKDGAVPVVMTTHKAREKSVQDALKRIDQLDVVMDKTIIYRIEDEKL
- a CDS encoding cofactor-independent phosphoglycerate mutase; the encoded protein is MKYLVLLGDGMADYPLPGLGGKTPLEVAYTPHMDWIAGKGTIGLVDTIPQGFTPGSDVAIMSILGYDPLKYYTGRGPLEAASMGVKLGEMDIAYRCNLVTLSNDGDPVMLDFTAGHISTSEAREIVKYLQEKLSGDECDFFPGISYRHIFVWHNGSDRIQTTPPHDIVGKRTGEYLPQGDRSDFLLRVMDEAKILLRNHPANARRIAEGKRPANAIWLWGQGRAPQLSKIAEKYGLKGGMISAVDLLKGLGIYAGLTPIEVEGATGYIDTNYRGKAEKALEALRVMDFVFVHVEAPDEMGHEGNVEGKIKAIEDFDEKVVGTVLEALPKLGPARLMVLSDHPTPITLRTHASSPSPFAVFSTELQENMGKGLSFSEKSAEESGLLISPGTKLLNLFIQNWSSFISKQDLGVQ
- a CDS encoding tetratricopeptide repeat protein yields the protein MGRKIKKEELKGPERLQVIFLSFLTWAREHKRKIIIASIVIGFVAVSLTGWFLWQQNREGKAMKEYNQAVESLHLLRTHGKENEVTKKFEEIANNYRGTRAAELSLYRLGILHIRTNHLEEALKAFREFLTSGAPDDEIRALVVSSMGYCYEVKGDYKKALEEYEKVINSKGGKAFVSTGYANIARCYEHLKDYEKAKYYYQKALEQSVDQNMREILNWKLISLGVM